ctttccagaaatcatgacctggttactcaataTAATCCCGTAAACTGTAttactgtgcagaaggaagcgtgcatctactgttagctcacctagcacccctgggctagctaacgttaatgcCCAGACACGCAAAGCCAACACAGAGCTAGTGGCGACGAACTGTTGTCTCCTCACATTGTCTGTGCCTCGACCAAAAAGCTCCACTTGAACACATCGTAAAGACTACGGCCAATGACCAACTAGCACATATGTTCTGCATCTGCGtgtagtctgtattcgtcattcaaaaatgGAATTGGACGACCAATAGGActgattcaagatgctagttagccagttagcacattaacaacacaccCTGATATTGAAAGAACAAAAGATATTTATTGTGTGCTagcaaaaaaacccacataccATTATGAACCGTACCTACTAAAAAATAACCCCTACCTAATATGacaagtttgtttcaatctCATGCCCTCTTTACTTTAGTCTGTTGTTTAACTTTACTACtactgtagaaagaaaatacttcctacatgaaactgctcacaaggtctgtggattatcttgattaACCGGGTTGTgctttctggaaagagacgctgatgttgagtttttttaactgtatattttttcatggcgctttgagcaccacaagccgagtgccatctagcgccattatactggagagaaggcagacatctctacagctgatatctctaacactcggcaactcacaccagaacaatcgAGAccgataaatagcaccacaggtaagactaaatatgtatttttgattttagggtgatctgtccctttaaagcttGATTATACTTCAAGCTGAAAGGTGACACATCAACCTGAATATTTTCTCTGCACGACTTAATGATTCACATGAAAATACGTTTAACATTTTAGCTGATGGATCTCCATGCTGCACACTATAAGCCCTTCAGTCTGTCCTATGTCAAGACTGGCTCTTTTACTTTGGAAACCTTAAAAATGGCGCCcttatttttaaatgataacAGTCTCTTCTAAACAGGACGTTTTTTCTGATATCATTCCAGGTCCAGTGCTAGGTCCAGACGTGGGAGCGCTGTCTGTAGTCTGTTAActgttgtttctttgtctttgatCCCGGGAAGATCACTGAGAAAAAGATATTCCAGGTTCCTGTGTGGAATTAatacataatatataataaGGGAACTAAATCAATTGAATTATAAAGCTTGTAATATTTTAATTCAACTTTTTTTAGATAACAAACACTTACTTTAGTTTGTGCAGAGTGATGATGCCCTTATCGGTCACATTTCCACACGACACCACCTCCATCATGTACAAACTCTGCTGCAGATTCTCTATAGAGCTCAGCCTCTCCAGGCAGCTGTCCTCAATGTACATACACTTGTTGAACTTGATTTCCTCCACATGTTTCAAACCAtctagaaaaacaaacacaaaattagCAAGCTCTTTATGGATTAAACTTACATAGGCAAGGATTAACACTTGAGAAACAAAATTCTGCtcgtttttctgaattaacaagatGAAAACTTTTCTCATATTTCTGAGATACTGATCTCgttaattcagaaaaagaaGGCACCCGTACAGAGGACTTTACaccaaaataaatcagtgtggACTCTGGcaccaaagtgtgtgtgagtgcagcaGCCAACCAGGTCAGAGCTGATGCACTGTGTGTGCCCGCTCAGTGTAAAACATCCTGGCCACTTGCGTCACTTTTGGATAATCAGTCTGGGAGAGATGCACTTTCACCGTCGCCTTTCCTTTCTTGTTAACAAAGAGGGGAATCACTTTCAGGTCAACGGTGGAGGTCAAGCTCATGTTAACGTAGTTGATGcaaaatttattttcatttcattttcaatgaatTTTGACTTTTGGGCAATCCTATGCAGCGAATCCAATTCTACAAATAGTATAATGCTAATAAAATTAATGTAGCCTAATCTTTAATCTGCACTTGTGTACCAGGTTTAAACAGAATAAATGGAaatgctgaagaaaaaaaaattaaaaagctgCGCAGCATTTGAATGTTGATTCGGAATTCGAATGTCGATGCTACGACTGAAGTTTCAAAGCTTTGAACTGTTCAGTAGAGCCCTAAATGTTATTATCTGAAATGTCAAGTTTTCTGTAAATTTTTCATTAGtcctttaattttgtgtttgtgtttctggttTTAGTCTTGTTAAATCGATCCATGCCCATATGGAGTGAAATGGAAACGAGAGCAGGACAATCCACAAGGACAAGAACATAATATTCTCAACACTGTAACACTGACCCAGGTGGTCAAACCCTCTGTGCATGATGCAGGATTCAGTAGCGTCTATCGCCTGGATCTTGTATCTGCCCAGAGCCCCAGTTGGCAGCGCGTTGTAGTCGTGTTGCCAGCGATCGAAACCTTCAAACCTCACTTTGGCACCGCATCTCAGCAgccactctgctgcagctctgtctgGACCAACGGCTTTTATCCTCTCATAGTCCACCCTGAGTAAACACCAACAAACACTCAATGTACCAAACAGGCTGATGTCATgaaatgtgacagtgtgtgctgagatggcagaggagaggagtcaaGGGGGTTACAAACGCAACAAATGTCAACCTACCCACCAGGACAAATATCTTAACCTGAACAAATCTGCCACTGTTTATTTATATGGTTAATTATCAAGTAAAATACCATATTTGCAGGTTATTATATTGTAAAAATTGAGCAtttgcctgtttgtttttttacctgaatagttacatttttttggactgctggtcaaactaaataaacaaaaccACAGGGAACATTGGACTATGACAACTTGTGAAAGACACTGTcgtcattttgacattttatagactcgTGTTCaataaaaaagaggaaatacaTCATGGAAATAACTGTCAGTTTCAGCCTTAATATTTTGAGAGATTAGGTCACAAAAAACCTGTACATTTCTGAcaataatatattttatcaaCACTGAGCTGAACAAGATATCAGTAATGTTAATATCAGATTATGGTTATATTAACATAATATTACCAGAATGTCATTTTACTGGTTGTAAAGGCAACAAACAGTGGTACGGTGGTACAATTTCCTGAACATATGGCAGAGTCACATGATTAATATGTTCTCTGCTGTATGTTTGTCTATCATTCTAATTACTAATGGTTATTTAGCAACATTTTGCCTATAAATCATCCCCAAAATATCACCAAATTATCACTATTAAGGTAACTGGTCTTGATTTTCAAGTTCAAGTTATACAACTATCTAAATCACAGGGGAAATTAGGTACTGTTTCTTCTAGATCAAGCTATAtacactgaaaaagaaaaagaagcgaAGCAccaaaatattagaaacactATTCAGTATAACACAGTGCACTTTAACAGCCTCCTAATGACAATACAGTTGAGTCAacactaggggtgggggaaaatcgatacagcataatattgcaatatttttgtgtggcaatatcgtgtcgtcacacagtgccaagtattttttttaatagaaattattaatatttctaatacaaaataaactttaggtagcctacagTATATGCTTTTAATATAATCAATTACTATTACAttttgctgtaaaaaaaaaaaaaaaaaaaaagaggctgaACTGAGATGAACAGACTTAAAACCTTaccttattagataaaacagatgttaaagttttcctttgaggacataatttacagttgacaAAAGATAATAAACCACAATATTTCTCTGTATATTCTATCGCGATAGTCAGCATATCGCAAcgtatttaaaatcacaattatattttattgtgaCTCAAGCATCGTGATATCACTTTATGCTTTAAGGCTATCATTACAATTTATTTTCAACCATTTACATTTAATCATGCTacctttattttattaacaCTACTTGTATTTATACTTTTCTATTATTGCACTATATGTATGTCTTGTATCTTGTTGTGTACCTGTTTTTATATCTTCTTGTTTGCACCTTCTGCTCATTCATTTATCAATTAATTTACTTTATACCAGGAACAGGGAAACAATTTCGTTGCTCCATGTTCTCTACAACAATAAATATAGAtggataataaataataaaatactaaaattaaTATAGAGGGACAATAAAATCTCCCTTATctcttttaaaacagttttaacaATAACTGAACTTTATAATCTTAATGGAGGTATGATTTATTGCTGGACTGTTGTATTAGACTTCATTAGCTTtagctaggtgtacctaataaactggcaaaaGAGTGTAAACAGTGACCTTTACAAATATGAAGATATGCAACGAGGTAATTAGGTTCATTTAAGTGTGTTTGAGTTATGAGGTGTATGTTAAGTGCTTTgccattttattgattattattaatcAGTGTGTCCATGCATTGCTGTGTAGCCATTAGCTAACACACGTAGCTTTATCATGAATCCATTAATAATGTCTCACTTGTTGAAGACTGCATTGAGCCAGCCCCAGAAGTGTCTGCGGCTCCACTCCCTCTGACCCACAGCACACTGCACTGTCCTCGATAACAGACTCATATCTGAAACACACatagaaaataaagtaaattattACACTGTTGTTACATTAGTGCTGTTAAACTAATGTTTGAGTCACttaaacaaacaactgaaacTGCGACACAGCTGAATCCGATAAAACAATCTCACCTGCCCTCCAATACACACGACTGTTTACGTTTCAGACGAGTCCTGTGCCCTTTGACCCAGTGACGTAAAGAAAACGTGCCCTCCCATTGGCTGAGAGCGGTGCGACGCAGGGGGCGTGGTCACGTGTCTAGTTTCAGGATAGAGCAGCAGGATGGGACGCTAGCAGCGGCAACAGGGAGgaggaaacacaaaaacagagctCAGGGAAGTCTTTCTGACACTTATACAATGAAAAAGAGGCAGTGAGGAGCTGGTGAACGTTGCGACCATGATCCGGACACTCAGCGGGGCGACGTTTAGGGCTGCCGGGGCAGCGCAGCCGATAAAGGACGTAACAACCAGGCGGCTCCACAGGTAAGACTGACATTACAGAGAACAGAGCAAGGCTTCTTCTCACTGTGTGGGAGTGTAGTGTAATTACATGTGAGGAGTTAGACCTTTTCACGTGTCTCTAGTGAGATCCACTAGTTAAATTCACTCATAACAGACATGTAAGTCAAGAAAAGGGGCAAAGAAGCCTCAGCCTGATTgcttaacttaacttaaaattgatctcaGTCATGGCCAAGGACattcaacaccaagaaccagCTTGCATAACATTTCTGTTCTCTGCAGAACCTGATCTCCACACCCCCACCACATTGtttatacacacaaaacatcTGAGTCTGCATTGTGCCTCTCAAACCAGTCCTGCTCCATCAACATGTGCATGACTTTAAGGGGTGAAAACATTTGAACAAACTGAGATTTTGGCCTATTTTGCCTCCAAATGTCTTATTTCAGACTTGTGGGAAGAAAATACACATGGAGGTGTGTAatttgttcagatttctgttctggaaatgtatgcaaatcagtgcatatttaattagataCACCCTATTTGCATATTCAAACATAACACCCCTAAAACTTTGGTTTTGTAACTTCAGAAgtacacacatttttttggTCAGTGTCGTACAGGAAGTCAGTAGAAGAAGGCGTGTCTGCACCATGTGTTTCACATCAGACCTACAAAAAACCTATAGGCAGCTCCGGGGCCATGGCACGCATGTTATGTAATGGGGCCCTTCACTCGTCTGCTTTAAGTAAACTGTGAAATACATATGTTGTACCATAAAGATATTGATTTGTAACTCTTAGGTAACGTCTCTTGGCTAAGTGAGACTAGCATGATATGAGAATGCCGGTTTCATCACAGATTAGTTAATGCATTAAATGTTATTCAGGTTTAAGCAAGAACAGCTGCCAACGTTTTTACAAGTTCAGGCAGCCCCCTCCTCGACTTATCTAACTGCAAACTCAGGAAAATCCTTCAAGGGACATTTTGTCACTGAACATATGAACTTTTAGCACCTTTAAACCCACCTATAGGTGCAGATAGTTGGGCTGTGATGCGCCCAAACTCCCAAATGTTTTCTCCAATCAGTTCTCTCGGTTCCTCCCCTTGTGGAGTTTTATAGCACTTTGCCTGGTTctaattttgaaaaatgaaaacaagatgTTGACTGTTCTCTGAGTCCTTTGTATTTGAGAGGGCATGGTAATTTAAATGTCCCCAGGCTTGAACATTGTGTTCTTCCAGCTCTCTGCAAATACTTAATTATGTGAGATTTGTGGTGGATTGTGGACAAGTTAGATATTCCAGAACTGTTGCTTACACTCTGAGCCCACACACTGCATGATCTGTGGTAATTATATTTTACTTGATGTAGCCTCGTGACAGAGCTGGACAGTATCTAAACAGCCTGTTAGCTGGCATGGGTTTCCCCACTGATGAGTATCAAAGGTCTATCCACTGCTCCTACAGCCATGTACAGTTGGACATTGAACCAGTGACCTAAATATTCTGTTCTGCTCTCTAACTTTTGCAACCCATAAAGCTTGTTTCTTTATCAGTAACCATCTTAAATTTGTACTGTCAGTAACCTCACTGTCGTCTGTATTGCAGCACATATGACGTGGCCGTGGTGGGGGCAGGCATCGTGGGCCTGGCGACAGTCAGAGAGCTCATTCTGCGACACCCGTCGCTCAGCTTTGTCCTactggagaaagaaaaagagcttGGTGGGTTGAGTCATAAAAGTTGTTGTGGCAAAAGAAGACACTGTGTTccaaagagaaaatgtttttcatgtctCAGTAATTAAATCCAGTTACACAAAGCAGACAATGAGTACTTGGAAAGTGAAATAGTTTTTATGGCGCTGGCTCTGAACTCCAGCACATCTGAACTTGAACAATGACTACGAGGTTAAAGTGCCAAGTTTTAGCTTTGGGTATCGGATTAACAGTTAAAGGGTTAAAACCCTGCCATTGTGCTGCACTGTGAACACCTGCATACAACCTCAGACCTGAAAGACAGCCATGACACCTTGGTGTCAAAATGCGTCCCTCCGAAAAAAGTTGGATGATCAAATGGGGTTGGGTTGTACAATAATGCATAATGTTAACACTTACATttgagctgcaatgattaatcaattagttatCAACTATTACATTAATTgccaattaatttaataatcGATAAATCAGTTTTAGtaaatttttaagaaaaataaagtcacaCTTCTCTGATTCcaacttcttaaatgtgaatattttctggtttctttcctcctctctgactgtAAACTGACTATCTTTGAGTTGTAGACAAACCAAGACATTTTGAGGAAGTCATCTTGACCTTTGGGAAACAATGCTCGTCATTTTTCggcattttctgacattttagagaccaaacaactaatcagtAAATCAAGGAAATAATCGTTAGCTGCAGTAGCTGCAACTGAGTTGACTGCAGATTAGTCTCTGCTCTCTAAACATAAGTGACAGACATCAAGTTTTAATGAGTTTGTCATGATTTTGCATCAGTGTGAAACAGGAACAAAGCACATGTTTGCATAGTTTGAGAGTCACTTGGATGAATCTGACTGAAAAATCTTTCATGATCATATTGACTGTTACAGGAAGATGATACACAGTGGAAAAGTCTGATGATTAACCTTTTAAAGCCTCATTTTCTGTCTTACTtcttcatcttgtttttttatttctcgtCACTTTTCTTACTCACCAGCTATGCACCAGAGTGGGCACAACAGTGGGGTCATTCACAGCGGGATCTACTACACGCCGGGCTCGCTGAAGGCCCGTCTGTGTGTGCGAGGAGCCACTTTAGCCTACGAGTACTGTGAGAAGAAAGGACTCCCTTACAACAAATGTGGAAAGGTCTGCCTCCATGTTTTAAccagataaaataaaaaccaacatgCATGTAATACAAACTCTGCTGGGCTGTATGGATCGTTGTGTTGTGTCTGCCTCGGTATTGATTGGTGTATTTCTGCAGCTTATCGTGGCTGTGGAGCAGGAGGAGATACCCAGGCTGAAAGCTTTATATGAACGCGGCATGAAGAACAATGTGCGTGACCTCGGTATAGTTGACGCCAAGGGAATCCGAGAACGCGAGCCGTACTGCAGGGTAAGAGTCTCAGAGACACTATTGTTGTTCCTACAGATGAAAAGATGGTAGTGGGGGTCTATAGTGTGTCGTCTCTGCAGGGTATCATGGCCTTGGATTCGCCCTACACTGGCATCGTGGACTGGAGGATGGTGGCTCTCAGGTACGGCCAAGACTTTGTGGAGGCTGGCGGCAAGGTGATAACTGATTCTGAGATTAATGACATTTCCATGGTCAAGGAGAGCCCAGCTGGGAGCACGGAAGGTAATAAACAGGATCTGTACATCAGTGTGTCAGCGGGTGGTGGAAAG
This Epinephelus lanceolatus isolate andai-2023 chromosome 15, ASM4190304v1, whole genome shotgun sequence DNA region includes the following protein-coding sequences:
- the dmac2l gene encoding ATP synthase subunit s, mitochondrial, with amino-acid sequence MSLLSRTVQCAVGQREWSRRHFWGWLNAVFNKVDYERIKAVGPDRAAAEWLLRCGAKVRFEGFDRWQHDYNALPTGALGRYKIQAIDATESCIMHRGFDHLDGLKHVEEIKFNKCMYIEDSCLERLSSIENLQQSLYMMEVVSCGNVTDKGIITLHKLKNLEYLFLSDLPGIKDKETTVNRLQTALPRLDLALDLE